The window CATGGCATTCCGTGAGGAGCTTGAAGCTCTCCACGGCGAGAACCTGCAGATCTTCTTTGATGAAGACAAGAACTTCATTCAGATTCCTGAACTCATCGCATCCCTGGATGACAACACCGAGCTCTATATCTGTGGCCCTATTCGCTTGATGGATGCTGTGCGTCGCACCTGGCTCGACAGCGAGCTTGAAAACACCAACCTCCGCTTTGAAACCTTTGGTGCCAGCGGCTGGTATGACCCAGAGGAATTCATCGTTCGCATACCTGCGAAGAATGTTGAAGTTCTCGTCAATAAGCAGCACTCCATGCTGGAAGCCCTCGAAGCCGCTGGCGTGGACATGCTTTCTGATTGCCGTAAGGGCGAGTGTGGGCTGTGTGAAGTTCGCGTACTGAACCTCAAGGGCCGTGTTGACCACCGTGACGTGTTCTATAGCGAACGCCAGAAGGAAGAGAACGAGAAGATCTCGTGCTGCGTCTCCCGTATCGTGACCTCAGAATCTGGTCTGGCAGCGGATGCGTCTGGTCCAGCTTTGGTCGAGATTGTCACCACATAAAGAGGTCTAGTCCTCGAGTGGTGAAATCACGAC of the Aurantimicrobium photophilum genome contains:
- a CDS encoding PDR/VanB family oxidoreductase, whose amino-acid sequence is MAATNIEVWQQGEIIEISQAANDIKKIVIRQSKPAKADPGSHIDLMVKANGEMVRRSYSVVSQSEDLKDLTLGVFLVPNSRGGSIAVHELNVGDQLDITQPLQNFPLRVGAERYVLIAGGIGVTAIMAMAAVLKRIGANYTLMYAARSRDAMAFREELEALHGENLQIFFDEDKNFIQIPELIASLDDNTELYICGPIRLMDAVRRTWLDSELENTNLRFETFGASGWYDPEEFIVRIPAKNVEVLVNKQHSMLEALEAAGVDMLSDCRKGECGLCEVRVLNLKGRVDHRDVFYSERQKEENEKISCCVSRIVTSESGLAADASGPALVEIVTT